DNA from Candidatus Methylacidiphilales bacterium:
GGACGTAGACGGCAACCGCTACTTGGATTTCACAAGCGCTTTCGGAGTCGCCGGTAACGGTTTTACTCCACAAGCGGTAGTGGAAGCTATACAGCATCAGGCATCGCTTTTAATCCACGGCATGGGTGATGTGCATCCTCACATGCCTAAGGTGGATTTGTGCCGCATCCTCTCAGCTTTGACGTATGAAAGCTGGGGGATAGGGGAAGGCAAAACCATTTTGACCAACTCCGGCTCGGAAGCCGTAGAAGCGGCCCTAGCGACAGCCTATCTCGCCACTGGCAAACCTGGTGTGATCGCCTTTGATGGCGGATATCACGGGTTAACATTAGCCGCTCGATCCGCCACTGGACTTCAGGAATTCCGTCTACCGTTTTCAAAACTAATTTTGCCAGAAATTTTTCATCTCCCTTACCCCACTTGTTATTCCTGCGGACAATCTCCATCAGTATGCCAAACAAGCTGCCGATCCGCATGGGAAGCAGCCCTTGAAGACTTACTCAAAAAAAATCAGGATCGGATCGGCGCAGTGATTGTCGAGCCGATCCAAGGGCGAGGCGGATGCCGGATCCCGCCCGACTGGTTTCTGCCGCGGCTGCGAGAGCTTTGCGACGAAAAAGACTGGCTGTTGATAGCGGACGAAATTTTCACTGGCGGATGGCGAACGGGGCGCCGTTTCGGATGCGATTGGACAGCTACAGTGCCAGATCTGATCTGCCTCAGCAAAGCAATCACAGGAGGATTTCCGCTGGGCGCTTGTGTAGGTCCTGCTTCGTTGATGGATGCAGCTTGGCCGCCCTCACAAGGCGAAGCGCTCTTCACAAGCACACATTTAGGACACCCAATAGGCTGCCGTATGGCTATCGCTGCGATTTCCGGGCTTGAAGATGCCAATGTCCCTGTTCGCGTAACCCAAGCGGGTGATCGGTTATTGAAAATTTTAGAGGGGCTGGCGACCACTTATCCCAGCCTTTGTCGGAATGCGAGAGGAAAAGGATTGATGCTGGGGCTCGACTGCGCAGACATGACTGGGAAACCGTTACCCCAACTTTGTCAACGACTGATAAGTGAGAGTCTCAAGCTTGGCATGTTGATTTTAAGCGGAGGCGCAGAGCATCATACGCTGACGCTCACGCCGCCTTATTGCATAAATCATGAAGAACTAGACTATTTTGAAAGCCGTATGCAGATCATTCTTGCGAGTCTACAGACGCTTTAGCTCTCTTTTAGCTTGGAATTGCTGTAAGAGTTAAGGATTGTTAAAAGCAACATCAAATCGTAAGGGTTAAAGCCATGAAGCTCCTCAATGTAGGCCTACCTTATCGAATCGCGGCCGCGTTACTTATGACTGCGCTTGGATTTTCTGCACCCGCGAAATCCGAGGCTGCTGCTCAAAAGCCTAAAAAAGCTGCTTCGCAAGTTTTAAAAAAATCTGGCAGCACAAAGAAAAAACTCGTGACTAAAAAGCCTTCTGAGAAAAGATCGCGGTATCAGGCGAAGAAAAGAACAGCAAAAAAAAGCTATCGGTTGACCTTCTCTGCCAGGACTCG
Protein-coding regions in this window:
- a CDS encoding aminotransferase class III-fold pyridoxal phosphate-dependent enzyme, whose translation is MLPHLVTSIPGPRSKALAETLARYECRNITFLSPEFPIFWERARWANVWDVDGNRYLDFTSAFGVAGNGFTPQAVVEAIQHQASLLIHGMGDVHPHMPKVDLCRILSALTYESWGIGEGKTILTNSGSEAVEAALATAYLATGKPGVIAFDGGYHGLTLAARSATGLQEFRLPFSKLILPEIFHLPYPTCYSCGQSPSVCQTSCRSAWEAALEDLLKKNQDRIGAVIVEPIQGRGGCRIPPDWFLPRLRELCDEKDWLLIADEIFTGGWRTGRRFGCDWTATVPDLICLSKAITGGFPLGACVGPASLMDAAWPPSQGEALFTSTHLGHPIGCRMAIAAISGLEDANVPVRVTQAGDRLLKILEGLATTYPSLCRNARGKGLMLGLDCADMTGKPLPQLCQRLISESLKLGMLILSGGAEHHTLTLTPPYCINHEELDYFESRMQIILASLQTL